The DNA segment AGCCCGGAGACGACCTTGTCGGCGCGATGACCGAGGTGCTGTCCCGAACCGGCACCCCGCTGCTGGACGGCGACATCGTGGTGGTTGCCAGCAAGGTCGTCTCGATCTCGGAGAAGCGCTATGTCGCGCTGGCCGACGTCACGCCCTCGCCCGAGGCTGTGGACCTGTCGGCCCGGACTGGCAAGCCGGCCGCCGTGGTCCAGCTCATCCTGGACCACTCGACCGAGCACTTCCTGGCTACCGAGCGCGGACCGATCATCGCCCGCCACACTCTGGGCCATCAGCTGACCTCGGCGGGGATCGACCGGGACGGGGCCGATGGTGTGTGGCTGCTCCCCGTGGACCCCGACGCGTCGGCCCGTACGCTGCGGAACGGCCTTGTCAGTCACACCGAGGCGGACATCGCGGTCGTCATCGCCGACTCGGACGGACGTGCTGACCGGCGCGGGGCCACGTGCGTTTCCATCGGTGCTGCCGGGGTCGCGCCCCTACGCCTCAGCGAGCACGGCGGCAAAAAGCAGGAAGAAACCCTTGCCGACATGATTGCCGCCGCAGCTGGCATCATTCTTGGCCAACGCGGCCGAGGAGCCCCCGTCGTCATCATGAGGGGCATCGGCTACACCGCGTCCGACGAGGGCGTTTCCGCGATGCTTCACCATGCCCCGGTGAGGTGATCGGCTGGACCGGGAGCGCTTGTCGCTCAGCAGGGCGAGCCGCAGTCCCTCGCTGCCTGCGGTGAGGCCAGGACGTCGAGGCCGTAGCCGAGTGCGGCGAGTCCTGCGACGGCCGCCGCCAGGCCGAGGGCGGTGCGCCACCGGCCTCGTACGACGGCGAAGACCGCCAGCGCGGCGACGGTCCCGCCGATGACCAGGACGGGCAGGCCCAGCAGGAGCACGTCGGCGTTCCGCTCGCCCTCGAAGGCGCCGAAGAGCCCCCTGCGCCCGTACGGGAACCACACGGCGAGCCCCGCGAGAGCGCCGAGCAGTGCCGTGAGGAGCCCTGCGGTGCCGGTGACGGCCTCGCGGCGGGCGGTTGTGGTCGATTCGGTGTCCATGCGGGGAGAGACGTACGGCGGGGCCCGCCCGGTTTCGGCCGGTCAGGCCGCCGCGCTGCCCGTCTCCGCGTCGGCCTCGCGACAGTCCCGGCAGTGGCCGGGCTCCGGCGCCCGGAAGACGCGCTCGCAGCGGTCGCAGTCCTGGAGCGGGACGACCTCGGGGCCGCTTGGTTCCGGGGCTTCGGGCAGTGGGGGCGGCAGAAGCGCGGTGAGGCGGGTGCGCAGGAACGCCGCCGGGCGCCGGACGAGGGCGGGCAGGTCGCGGGTCAGCGCGTGCCGGACGGCGGCGGGTTGCACGTCGCGGTCGAACCAGGCGGTGACGGCCGGGGCGAGTTCGCCGATGTCGGCGGCGGTCAGCGTGAGTTGCGCCGCGTGGCGGCGGAGCCCGGCGAGGAGTTGCGCCGCCGCCCGGTGCCGGGTCTCCACCGGAATGGGCTGCGGGGGCCGCCTGCGCGGGGTGGGGGGTGCCGTGGTTTCGGGCGTGGCCGCCGTCGTGGCGCCGGGCTGGTTGTAGGAGGTCGTACGGGTGACGACGCGGCCGTCCGGGAGGCGGATGCGGCTGCGGTGCAGATACCCGGCGGTCTCCAGTTCGCGCAGCGCGGCGGCGATCCTGGCCTCGCTCTCGGGAAAGCGGCCGGTGAGCGACTTGATGCCGACCCTGGCCCCTGCGGGCAGCGACTGGATGTGCGCGGCGAGCCCGATCGCGACGAGCGAGAGCTTCCGGTGCTGGGTGAGGTGGTTGCCGATCACCGTGAAGCCGGAGACGTGGCGGACGTTGACGTGCCGAACGCCTGCGGCGGGGACGCCGGACGGGGCGCGAGGGGGCGCGATAACCTGCGGGGTAGCCATCAGGAAGGTGCTTTCTTCCGTGTTGGTCAGGCCCTCGGTTGAGATTGGCGTCTCGCCGGGGGCCGTCACGTTCTGTGGTTGTCGCGGCGAGCATATGCCAGTCGCCCGGCCCCGAATCCAGCCCGAACGGCCTAGTTCACCCGCGCGAGTGATGCAGGTCAGAGCGGGGTGGGGTGGGGTTGGGTGAGGTTCTCTCCCAGGGTTCTTCAAAAGCTTTTACGTCGCGGCCGGCCGGGTCGCGGTGCACCGGGTCGCGGCCGCCCACGACCCGGTGGAGCACGTCACGGTACGAGATCGAGCTCGGCCCACACCGTTTTGCGCGGCACCGGCCCCTCCACCACGCCCCAGCGGTCCGCCAGCGCCTCGACGATGAGCAGGCCGCGCCCGCCCTCCGCGTACGGACCGGGGGACTCCCGTACGGGCAGCCGGTCGCCCCTCGTGTCGGTCACCTCGACCCGCAACCGCGACGCGTCACTCACGGTGAGGCTCAGCAGGAAGTCCCGGCCCGACACGCGCCCGTGCCCGGCGGCGTTGGCGGCCAGCTCGGCCACGATGTGCGCGGCGGTCTCGGTGGGGAACCCCCAGTCGCCCAACTGCGCCGTGGTGAGCAGCCGGGCGAGCCGTGCGCCCCGGCGCGTGGGGGAGAGGCGCACGGCGAACT comes from the Streptomyces sp. NBC_00525 genome and includes:
- a CDS encoding ATP-binding protein, with amino-acid sequence MNREITRTERSATARQFAVRLSPTRRGARLARLLTTAQLGDWGFPTETAAHIVAELAANAAGHGRVSGRDFLLSLTVSDASRLRVEVTDTRGDRLPVRESPGPYAEGGRGLLIVEALADRWGVVEGPVPRKTVWAELDLVP
- a CDS encoding coenzyme F420-0:L-glutamate ligase, with the protein product MSAPPPPTSGFSAFALAPFPRIQPGDDLVGAMTEVLSRTGTPLLDGDIVVVASKVVSISEKRYVALADVTPSPEAVDLSARTGKPAAVVQLILDHSTEHFLATERGPIIARHTLGHQLTSAGIDRDGADGVWLLPVDPDASARTLRNGLVSHTEADIAVVIADSDGRADRRGATCVSIGAAGVAPLRLSEHGGKKQEETLADMIAAAAGIILGQRGRGAPVVIMRGIGYTASDEGVSAMLHHAPVR
- a CDS encoding helix-turn-helix domain-containing protein, which produces MATPQVIAPPRAPSGVPAAGVRHVNVRHVSGFTVIGNHLTQHRKLSLVAIGLAAHIQSLPAGARVGIKSLTGRFPESEARIAAALRELETAGYLHRSRIRLPDGRVVTRTTSYNQPGATTAATPETTAPPTPRRRPPQPIPVETRHRAAAQLLAGLRRHAAQLTLTAADIGELAPAVTAWFDRDVQPAAVRHALTRDLPALVRRPAAFLRTRLTALLPPPLPEAPEPSGPEVVPLQDCDRCERVFRAPEPGHCRDCREADAETGSAAA